TAACTTGGCTCCTATAACTTTTGTAGGCGAGAAAAGAGAAACAGAAGCAAGCTGAAGATGAGATGGTtgagaaattcacaaagaagtTTCAGGCAGAGAAAGCTGGTAAGTCTTTACTCTTAACTTTATTGTGGAGTTAAATTAGTTGTACTTTGACCAACTCAGCTCAGTTTCAATGGGAGAGTACACATTACATAACCTGGCCTTGACTTTTGAGTTTTTAGCTTACTGTTAATGTTAGTACAACAGAATGTCACTAATACTTCTTCCCCTAATTCCTATGCAGAGAAACAAAGCAAACAAATTAAACTTTGTACAAAGGTGCCTCCAAGCAGCAAAAGAAGTTTCTTTGGAGGTGATTTCCTGTTTCTGTTTCTGCTTCTGCTGAACTTTCTCTCCACTCAGTTATTTCCCGTACCAATCTAGGATATATTCTTGCAGGAAGTGGACCGAGCAGTTTATCCAATTGCAGCTACAAAAGCCCTATACTGAAAAAGGCTAGGATGGAGGCCGACAGGTAATGGTTACTCTTGGTATTATGATCATAAATAGAAGTTGCTATTTCTGACACAGTCTAATTCTGTTTTGCAGTAAAGCAAGATTGCAATCTGCTATCCAAAAGAATACTTTTTCGAGGTTTGCCTCATTACTATCCCATCAGTTCACACCGACATGAATGGTTTCAGAaaaaaatgcactttcaatcgTGAAAATTTGTAATTTCAACTTATGTTGCAGGTCATCTCAGTCGATAAGGACGACCTCTTTTAATGGACAGCCAGTGAGAACAACTACTATTCATAGACCCAATTCAACCTTCACCGTCACCAAACCGACTCATAGACCCAATTCAACCATCACCGTCACCAAACCGATGGGTGCGAGCAGGCTTCACAGACCCAATTCAACCATCAACAAACCGATGGGTGTGGGCAGGCAAATCCAGAACAGCAGGCCCAAATTCTAGAAAATGGTTTGCTGCGATATCGCAAGGTCCTCTGCAGGATGCTCATGTGTGCGACATCGCAAGGTCTTCTGCAGGAAGCTCATGTGTCGAAAGCATCTCCTTTGTACAAGCTGTTACAttccgcgcccccccccccccccccccccccccccccagctgTGCAGCTGGAATTGTATCTCAAAAGGAGTAGCACATGTGTCCTCTGCAGAAAGCTTCTCCTTTGTACAAGCTGTGTTACATTCCACCCCCCAGCTGTGCAGTTGGAATTGTATCTCAAAAGGAGTAGTAGCACACCTGTTCGCatgtcttataatccatacttttcagcttgtttttagCCGGaagagtgtttttctctcacaacaaatcagccgaaacagtatttcggcttgtttttacagcgaagcgaacagggccacaaGGGCATTATCAATATTTGTAACAAACAATTTCTTGTATTAAAGAAAAAAGGGTATGTTTCTTGGTTTCTCTCTTTAGCAGACAAACATTGGCCTCTATTTCCACATCAACTACAATCTCCCGAACTGAAGCAAATGGCATTTCAGAGGCTATAAAATTCAAAACATGTAAAATGTAATGGTACACAGAAACAAGGAGCATCAAGAAAAGAATCTGTAGAATGGCAATTTGTATAAAAAGCAATTATTATTGAGTCTTACAACAGAGGAATAACAATGAAGAATTACAATTACATTAGCAAAAATCATCTGATAAGAAAATATGGGTCAAAACTTGATCCTGAACTACCCACTTGGTCCTCTGGCTTATCTGATGATCTGAACCTCTCATGTGATAACTTTACCAGAGCGTAAATATTAGAAATCAAAGGATTCTTGAGGAATGGTGTGATAAACCCTTCAAGGTTTGAAAATTCTTGCAAATAAATTGCACAGTTGTCCTCTAATTGTTCCAGAGAACCAGATTGCGTGAGCGCATATAAGCCTAGCAGAGCTGCATACACTGATATGAACACGTCCTTGTGGTTACCTATGCCGCCAATCCAATTGTTCTTCCCCTCTTTCTCAAGATAGCCACCAGTCAGTGATGTGAGCTGGTTTAAAAAGGTCTCCCTCCAATTCTGCAGGAACAGTTTAGTTTTTGCTCCTGCTTCCATCTGACATTTTGAATGCAAAAGTTTCTGAATATTCAAACAGCTGATTTGACATATCAATAGCTTCTCCTCATGGTGGTTATCTATTTCTTTATCAAATATCTGACGGACCAAATCGCCACGGGAGTTCAGAGTGTTTCCAGTGTCCAAGACTATCCTTAACAAGAATTCAATGTATTTCAGCCAGTGGCCAAATAAAGAAGTTAAATAGTCCAAGCTTAATTCAATGACTATATCAACTTGTAGTGGTGTGGAATCATCACAGAAGGTATTAGCTGAACCCTTAGCGATTATTTTCTGAATATCCTTCGCAAGTTTTTGTCTCAGATAGGCATCCTCATCCTCCAGCAACTGAATACATACAAACCATAAGTCAAGTATCTTGCATGTATAAAGACTGATAAATTCAAAAACGTTAGCTTCCATGCATTTCTCTTTGATACGGCCTTCatcaaattctgaaggagagtaCATGTTGGACACAGATGAAGCAACGTAGTTTGCTTCTTCAAGAAGACCAGAAGCAACAATTGCCTCAGCAGCAGCCCATCGAGCATTCACACTTTCCGATGGTTCACTTTGGTCCTTGACAAGAGTGACAAACAAGTTTACTCTAAGCATGGCATCAGATAATCTATTCCCTTCATTGATTCGGACATAGGATGCAGAGATCTCACTGGTCTTAAGACAATTCATTGAAACACCACCCCCATATAGTTTAGTGAACAGTTTCATGCACATACCCATGCAACATAGAGCTATTTCTCTGGTTTTTGCATGTGACATGGTGCTGTTTAAATGAACTAACCTGTCCCACAAGGACAAAAGTGTGCTAGAATCTTCTCCATTGTTAAATGGGAATTCCATGTTCCATGAAAAGATGATCTTCAGATTATAATAAAGGCACTTAGGGTGTTCTTCGACAAATAACCGTTCCATTAAAGCAGGCTGCAGATTAACTCCTGCCCACTGGTGCAAAATGTTTTCTACATCACCATGTCTGATTGATTTTGTGAGCCAAAGTATCCTCTTCAGCACTGTAATTCTAACATCATATGAAGGATCAGTGAGACATGACATAATCTCCTTGTGTACTTTATGAAGGGAGTAGTCCTCTCTAGGCATCTCTGAAGTTGGTTCACCAAGTATTTGCAACTGCACATCTTCATCGTTAGTTTCATCGTTTTTCTTAGAAAGACCAACACAGCTCAAAAATGATTCAGTTGCTTGTTGTTTTAGTTCAATACGGGTTGGATCATGGAATGCGTACTGGGTTGATACTGTGTTGCTCAAGCACTGGGAACTTAACTCTAGCAGCAATGCCTGAATGACTTCAGTATGTCTGCTTTTCCCTGTCCTTGCAACATCAAGCATGAGATCCAATACCCGCAAGTAAGATGTAATTACGACAGGGCATGAGCATAATTTCATACAGCCAAGCCAAGAACATCTTGAGAGAACCTCCAGTAGTAGGCCAAGAATCTGATCCTTCATGCTACCGCCTGTCAAACCTCTAAAGTTGTAATCCAGAAGAGAAGCCAGCTGCAGCAAAAGGCCATGGATTGAATTGAATGACTTAGAAAGCAGAAGTACATTTCCATTTCCCATATTAGCTGATACGGCAGGATCAGTACGCTGAACACTGTGAGCCATTGCTTTGTGATTTCCATGAGGTAAATTATCCAGTATATCACTAACAACATACTGCAGTCTCTCGTTAGATACCAAACCAGTTAATGCCCTTGATGCTAGGATACGGACCCGGTAGTTACTCTGGGTAGCACATTTTTGGATGAAATGCAAAAGCAAAAAAGGGTCTAAAGAATCATCAGTTCCACAGCTTATAGGTGAAGGCTTAAGTTTTGATAAAAGAATAAGAATCGGACACAGGCTAGGGTGTATTGCTTTTGTAATGTGTGACTCCAAATTGCTGGACACTCCATCAGCTAGCTGTTCAGTTGCGGTTCGCAGTTCACTAGAAAGGAAAGGATGAAGGACTGGGTACCTACATAAGAAAACAAGGAATAAATCTCAATTGAAAAGCTGACCTCATCTACTTACGTACAAATTAGATTGAGCACTTAGGATATTCATGTTCACCACAAACACATGCAATAATAGAAAGTTCTTTTTTCAAACACACAGGAGAGCTGTGTATCTTTGTAtcaaagagagaaaaacaacTATCTGACCTCAAAACAGCAACGATGCTAAATTCTTTTCTGATCAATTTACTCATGTTCATGTATCATGTAAAAGATACTGAACTGCTCAACCAGAAAAAAAAAAGGCTACAAACTTTATATTTGCAACACATTAAGTTTCTTTCTTTCACAAAGAGGAGTGATGCAGTATTACTTCACGTGACCACAACTATCATATTGCAAACTATGTATAAACGTTATGAACTTGCCTGTGGAAGAATTCAAGGCCAGTTAAAGATCGTCGTGCTGATTCACGCTTCTGCACATTCAGAAACCCAACCATGCGACGAACTAGTGCAGTATACGCAAGGCAAGCTGCATTGCGTACTTCCCAGTAGGGAGATGAAAATGCACGTATAGCAACTATTGTTGCATCAGCACTGAAACCCGAAGTGTCAGTTGCCAGATTTGCATCATTGAAGGCAGCTCTAAGCACATTGAACACATGCACGGTGGGAACAACACCCTCATCTCGGCTTTTAGATAGGTTACCATTAGAATGTACACTTATTGTAGTTTCTGATTGTGATTCCAATAGCTCTCCAAGACCATCTTTCATTACTCCAGACCTCTGGTTGGAGTCTTTCTGGAAATTAGCTAAAGAGTTCTTAGCAAACTCTATCAGCCATTCTAATGCCCTTGGAAGTAGtttctttggtgttccttctggctcTGCCAGGAACAGGGCGATAAATGCAGCAGGAATTCCTGCACTTCTCCTTATCAAATCATCCACAGTTTGCCCTTTAGCAATTGTCCTATCCATCAGTAGCACCATCCATGATTCTGTCATTTTGCACAGCCTGTAAACAACAAAGAAAGATCCTCATAAATGTGTACAAAAATAACTTGACCAACCTAGGTGACATTGTAAATACGAAATAGGCACCCAGATTTGTGTTGATTAGGACTCAAACCTGAGTTGTGGGGGCTGTACACCCACACCTCCCACCAATTGAGCTAGGCTCAGTTCCTCACAGAAAGTATACAAGTTATCAAAAGTTTATATTTACACATGGTATGCCATTGTAGACTGTTTCAGATGGCAAAATATGTGGTGGAAACCACATACTAAGTGGAAACATGGAAACCAATTCAAAAACGCATTTTGGTCGTTcagaaaattttgaaatttggtaTATCCATAGTGCATACAAATATGTACTCACATGCAAAAGTTGGGATGCAAACCAATTCAAACATGACTGTTTTACTTTGACAGTTATGAATTTCAACCTTCAGAATATAGCAAAGTTATTGGTGTGCAGAGTTAATGCATATGCACCAGCAGTGGATTCAATATGTTTATATATATGGAACAGATGAAAAATTTGTAGAGTGTTGTTTTGCGATGCCTCACAAACTCGGGGCTTAAATTTCATTTGTTATGTAAATATTCTGAATCTAAATAGAAACTGTAACAAAGGTTTTATGCATATGAATTCCCATCTTTGGGTGAAGAGGTTCAGGAACTGGCCTCTGTAAGAATTGAACATACCTTGAATCATTTGAGCAAAGAAGACGGTTGCAAAGGGCAGTGAACCCAGCCCTTGTTTTATCTATTGCACCGTTATGCTTCATTTTAAGAAGAACCTGTAAAAAATGGTCACCCATCATCTTTAACTGCCCCACATCAAGAATTTCTTCAGACATGCTTGTCTCCTCAGTACTGTCAGGCAAGCCATTCTGAGATGAAGCTGAATGAGAACAGCCAGGCAATGGTATCTTCCTGATGATGGTTCCAAAAAGTAAACTGACCTGAAAAGTAAAATGGAGAAGTTACATCATAAAAACTTAAAAAGACATTTAAGCATACCTGCAATGCCACAATAGTGTGAAACTGAAATAAACTAAACAGCTTATCAGTGGAAGGTTAGTATAGTGAACGGCTTCATGCTATACTCGAGGATGTACTTATACTACCCTAAAGAGGATCAATTAATGGGATGCATTTTTCTTAAGGCAATTCTACGCAAGACTTTGAATCAAAGGGTTTGTTCCTGGAAGCATTCTTTATCTTGGCGTAGATTGGTGTGATAGGACGGATGGCGTGAAAAAGcttttttttttcccttttttgaCTGGAATCGACAGTTGTCAACCCATCTAGGATGAGTCAAACTGTCAAAGTGTCAAACATAGGGGAGGGCATCATGCATATAGTATGATTATAGTATGATGGTAGCATACCACAGGTCATGGCATTTGTGAAGTTATTCAGCTTATCATGGAAAAATAAGGATAAATCTGCTGAAACATAGTTTTTACCAACAAAAAAAAGAAGGTTAAGGGCCCCTTTGGGACACAGTTTCCCAGGAATTAGTTCATTTTCACAGGAAAAACGCAAGAAACGGGAAAAATTCCTGCATTCCAAAGAGGGTCTAATAAGTGGTAAGAATCAACTCATTACCTCCTTCATAGCAAGCCAGCAACCAACCATAACAACTTGTTCGGCTGGTTTGCCATT
This DNA window, taken from Miscanthus floridulus cultivar M001 chromosome 13, ASM1932011v1, whole genome shotgun sequence, encodes the following:
- the LOC136499169 gene encoding uncharacterized protein; the encoded protein is MSAKWRSLQHRHRYSYTSIVFPKHYLDALALVPAEVSSSNFFVRLNNLISLTSTYSQVVAVKDLASAYVQFLSTTGTPDDAVLAATKLYLEILFLENSLPLHRTLISVLAKCKKFSTVISGCFALLCEEHGGSGSKAKKRFMVSRAALSLIGYPKLGFLDEAVERCAEIMALDVVDGLDGVTKDIGEGSRPSPVVMEQCQEAMSCMYYLLQRYPSKFTGLDKASSVFKSVVRTILSVLKSSAFSRDCLVASGVSFCAAIQVFMSTEEISWFISQGLFGICANHEDRKNQSVVNVFPDFDLCEQIRDLSVLSRLCLLRGILTSIPRTVLNMHQLHSSGPLWTILYDGILPELCKHCENPVDSHFNFHALTVTQICLQQIKTSISSDFTDFSGDYKPFSKDVVNRILGIIWRNLEDPLSQTVKQVHLIFDLLLDIELCIASEDHEHNNKLFLCNIANDLLRLGPRCKGRYIPLASLTKRLGAKSLLILKSNLLSETAYAYIDDDVCCAATTFLKSFLETLRGECWNDDGVELGYDAFRALCLPPFMRGLVSGNSKLRSNLNTYALPALIEVDAESIFTMLGFVSIGPSTKETKLDVVLKNDQCIAGLVSLLKVSRNLALVEGDIDLDPDELSQPEQMDSKGAAVISVKGIKVTVPVNWFALALTHSDESLRIDAAESLFLNPKTSSLPSSLELSLLKEAVPLNMRCSSTAFQMKWTSLFRKFFARVRTALDRQVKQGSWIPSLMSSVKGADSIDTSEATVVKRAEDLFQFMKWLSSFLFNSCYPSGPYERKTIAMELILTLLDVWPICRSEGKIDLYPYNDSIILPDSTISFVGSIIDSWDRLRENSFRILLQFPTPLPGISLSPSINDVIRWAKKLVLSPRVRESDAGALTFRLIFRKYVLELGCILVFSKGSDCLECYTQSMNGDTEVVTSQNPVAQYISSLIQWLCIVVEEGERDLSEACKKSFVHGVLLTLRYTFDEMDWNSEVVQSCISEMRCLVEKLLQLIMRVTSVALWVVSSDALCLPYDMDDVIDDGSFLSDIYEEDQSTTASEREEKNAKPGSNGKPAEQVVMVGCWLAMKEVSLLFGTIIRKIPLPGCSHSASSQNGLPDSTEETSMSEEILDVGQLKMMGDHFLQVLLKMKHNGAIDKTRAGFTALCNRLLCSNDSRLCKMTESWMVLLMDRTIAKGQTVDDLIRRSAGIPAAFIALFLAEPEGTPKKLLPRALEWLIEFAKNSLANFQKDSNQRSGVMKDGLGELLESQSETTISVHSNGNLSKSRDEGVVPTVHVFNVLRAAFNDANLATDTSGFSADATIVAIRAFSSPYWEVRNAACLAYTALVRRMVGFLNVQKRESARRSLTGLEFFHRYPVLHPFLSSELRTATEQLADGVSSNLESHITKAIHPSLCPILILLSKLKPSPISCGTDDSLDPFLLLHFIQKCATQSNYRVRILASRALTGLVSNERLQYVVSDILDNLPHGNHKAMAHSVQRTDPAVSANMGNGNVLLLSKSFNSIHGLLLQLASLLDYNFRGLTGGSMKDQILGLLLEVLSRCSWLGCMKLCSCPVVITSYLRVLDLMLDVARTGKSRHTEVIQALLLELSSQCLSNTVSTQYAFHDPTRIELKQQATESFLSCVGLSKKNDETNDEDVQLQILGEPTSEMPREDYSLHKVHKEIMSCLTDPSYDVRITVLKRILWLTKSIRHGDVENILHQWAGVNLQPALMERLFVEEHPKCLYYNLKIIFSWNMEFPFNNGEDSSTLLSLWDRLVHLNSTMSHAKTREIALCCMGMCMKLFTKLYGGGVSMNCLKTSEISASYVRINEGNRLSDAMLRVNLFVTLVKDQSEPSESVNARWAAAEAIVASGLLEEANYVASSVSNMYSPSEFDEGRIKEKCMEANVFEFISLYTCKILDLWFVCIQLLEDEDAYLRQKLAKDIQKIIAKGSANTFCDDSTPLQVDIVIELSLDYLTSLFGHWLKYIEFLLRIVLDTGNTLNSRGDLVRQIFDKEIDNHHEEKLLICQISCLNIQKLLHSKCQMEAGAKTKLFLQNWRETFLNQLTSLTGGYLEKEGKNNWIGGIGNHKDVFISVYAALLGLYALTQSGSLEQLEDNCAIYLQEFSNLEGFITPFLKNPLISNIYALVKLSHERFRSSDKPEDQVGSSGSSFDPYFLIR
- the LOC136499171 gene encoding uncharacterized protein produces the protein MEFGRKKPLSLLELCVRKAIDNLRYMESVDGVEMDLLKRILPHCTQEHLTNIEKNTEMDLSSVTDPLWKRFYYQEFGQEHTNKVIARLKALKETRPDAKYTWWRLFEARKEKQKQAEDEMVEKFTKKFQAEKAEKQSKQIKLCTKVPPSSKRSFFGGSGPSSLSNCSYKSPILKKARMEADSKARLQSAIQKNTFSRSSQSIRTTSFNGQPVRTTTIHRPNSTFTVTKPTHRPNSTITVTKPMGASRLHRPNSTINKPMGVGRQIQNSRPKF